CGGAAGACCGCGACCCGACCGGCGAGCGCCACGAACTCCTCCGGCGTGCCGTCCTGGACCACCCTCGCCTGCCGGATCAACGGCACTCCCCTGGGCACCTTCGCCGGGAACACCGCTAGCACCGGGCGCGACTCCTCCGCCGACAACTCCACCAGGCGGACCCGCTGGCTCCGCCGGCCGGACGCGAACACGCCCACACCGGCCGCCCGCGCGTTCGCCACCCAGTCGGCGCCAGGGAAGCCGCCCACGATGTAGCGTCCGCCCTCGAACTCGAACGGCGTCACCGGTGTGGTGCGGTCCTTGCCCGACTTGCGCCCCCGGACGGTGAGCGTGTGCACCGGGCCCGTACGCAGGCCCGCGCGCTGCATCGTGACGACCAACCTGTTCATCGGCCGCAGCCAGCGCGGCAGCGCGTACCCCTTCGACGTACTCGTCATCTCCCACCACCTGTTGTCGAGGTCATACTGACCGACGAATGCTCACCCGTCAGCCCTCGCGGCGGTACGAAATGCTCGGCGATACGCCGACGGAGACGTCCGCATCGTTCTGGCGAAGTGGTGGCGAAAGGTGACCGCCGTGGCGAAGCCGACGGAGGCGGCGACCTGCTCGACCGGGGCGTCGCCACGCTCCAGCAACGCCAGACTTGCCTGTACGCGCTGGGCGATCAGCCACCGGATGGGGCTGGTCCCGGTGCAGCGCTGGAAGTGCCGCAGGTAACTCCGGCGCGACATGTGCGCCCTGGCGGCCAGCGTCGCGACAGTGAGGTCCTCGTCGAGGTGGGCCAGCGCCCAGGTCATGCTGGCGGCCACCCGGTCGTCGTCGAGTTCCTCCGGCACCGGCATCTCGACGTACTGCGCCTGTCCACCGTCACGGTGCGCTGGTACGACCATCCGCCTGGCGACCGCGTTGGCGATCGACGGTCCGAAGTCCTGCCGCACCAGGTGCAGGCACAGGTCCACGCCGGCCGCGCTGCCGGCACTGGTGAGTACGTTCCCGTCGTCGACGTACAACACGTCGGCATCCACCCGCACCAGGGGGAACCGCTGGCGCAGCAGCGGTGCGTACTGCCAGTGCGTCGTCGCCGGCCGATGGTCGAGCAGACCTGCCGCGGCAAGCGCGAACGCGCCGGAGCAGATGGAGACGATCCGCGCGCCTCGTTGGTGCGCGGCCCGCAGTGCGGTCACCAGGTCGGGCGAGGGGTCCGCGTGGACGTCGGAGACACCGGGAACGATCACCGTGTGCGCGTGCGCGATCTCCGCCAGGCCGTACGCGGCGGACAGTTCGGCCCCGCCGACCAACCGGACGGGATTCCGCTCGGCACAGATCCGCAGGTCGTACCACCGTAGATCGAACTCGGGCCGTTCCAGCCCGAACACTTCGGTCACGATCCCGGTCTCGAAGGCGGACATTCCGTCGTAGGCGACCACGACGACCCGCCGGCCCTCGGCCGCGACCCGTCGACGGCGCCGGATCGTCACCGCGGTCGGCGCGCTCGGGTTCGCTGTAGGCATGGCGCGATATTAGTGGAGTACGGCATTCGGGCCACTGTTCCCGGGTGGGACGGAACCGCAGGATCGAGGGCATGAACAACCCATCGATCACCGCGGCCTACACCCGTTCGTCCACCGGACCGTCTGCCGGACCGCCTGCCGAGGAGTCCGCGGTGCCTTCCGCCGTGGGCGGCGTGCCAGCCGCCTCGCCCGCCGACGCCCTCGCCCACTTCGCCGCCCGCATGAGTTTCGAAACCGACGTGAGCGACGTGCACGCCGACCTCGAAGCAGGCGTACCCAACCTCGTCGTCGTCGACGTGCGGTCGGACGAGGCGTGGGAGCAGGGGCACGTGACCGGCGCGATTCACCTGCCCACCAACCGGATCGCGGCCGACGGCGCCCGGATCGTTCCGGCCGATGCTCTCGTCGTTACCTACTGCTGGGGGCCCGGCTGCAACGGTGCGACTCGGGGCGCACTGGAGTTCGCCCGCCTGAACCGCAGGGTGAAGGAGATGCGCGGCGGCTTCGAGTACTGGGCTCGGGAGGGCCTGGCCGTCGAGACGGCGCAGGGCCGATCCCTGCGACCGGCGGACCCGCTCACCGCACCGCTGGCAAGCCCTGCCTGCGGCTGCTGAGTCGCCACCGAACGGTACCGACGAACCGGCCGGCCGACAGCATGAAGTGACGGGCACCCAGGACACAAATCGGACATTTCCGTTTCCGAACGGTCTTGACCTTGACCGAGGTCCTGATGCGATCCTTCCTGCGTGACCTCCTACTCCTCCGGCCAGGCCGCGGAAAGATCAGGGTTCAGCATCGACACTCTTCGTTACTACGAACGCATCGGACTGCTGAAGGGGATCCACCGCACGGAGTCCGGGCAACGCCGGTTCACCGACGACGATGTCACCTGGCTGAGGCTGCTGCGATGCATGCGGGACACCGAGATGCCGCTTGCGGAGATGCGTCGGTACGCCGAACTCCACCGCGCGGGTCCGGACCGGATGACCGAACGGCTCAACCTCCTCGAGGACCACGGGCGACGGGTGGAAGGCCGGCTCGAGCACCTGCAGTCGTGCTGGACCGTCATCAGGGACGAGATCCATACCAGGACGGCCGCCGGGCAGCCCGTCTGCTGACGAGCTACGGACGTTCCCGGCCGGTGTCAACGTTCTGTTGACACCGGCGGCGACGCCCCATCGCCGGGCAGCGGCGGCCGGCGTCGGGCACAATGGCCCGATGCTGGTCGACGTTCCGAAGCTGTCCGGCGCGCGGGTCACCGTGATGGGTCTCGGCCTGTTCGGCGCCGGCGTGGGGGTGACGAAGTTCCTGTGCCGATCGGGGGCGCGGGTGACGGTCACCGACGTGCACGACGCACATCAGCTCAGGGAGTCGGTGGCGGCACTCGACGGCTGGCCGGTCGACTTCCACCTCGGCGGGCACAGGGAGGAGGACTTCACCGGCACTGATCTCGTGGTCGTCAGCCCGGGTGTGCCGGACGAGTCGCCCTGGCTCGGACTCGCCGACGCCCTCGAGGCGGAGCTGAACCTGTTCGTCAAGCTGTGCCCGGCGCGCACGGTCTACGGCGTCACCGGCTCCAACGGCAAGTCCACCACGACGACGTTGATCGGCCGGATCCTCGCCCGCGGACCACGCCGGGTCTGGGTCGGCGGCAACCTCGGCGTGTCCCTGCTGGACCACCTCGACGAGATCGGCCCCGACGACATCGTCGTACTCGAGCTCTCCAGTTTCCAGCTGCAGCGCCTGGCTCCCCTGAAGTGGAGTCCGCGGGTGTCGGTCGTCACCAACATCACGCCCAACCATCTCGACCGGCACGGCACGATGGCGCGGTACGTCGAGGCCAAGCAGACGATAGTTCGGCACCAGCGCGGGGGCGACGTACGAGTGCTGAACGCCGACGACCCGTTCGCCACGGAATTCGACCCGGGGATCGCCGGGACTGATTCGGCTGAGCGCACAGGGGCTTCCGTGCGCTGGTTCGGGGTGGACGTCGGGGCCGACGGCGCCCGGATCGGCGAGGAGACGATCGAGTACGCCGGAGACCGGCTCGACGTCCACGACCGGCGCCTGCCCGGAAGGTTCAACCTGCACAACCTCGCCGCGGCCACCGCCGCCACGGCGGACGCCTTCCCGGGGTGGGCGGAGGCCGCGGCCGAGGTCATGGTGAGCTTCCCGGGAGTGGAACACCGACTGGAGTTCGTCGCCGAGCTTGACGGGGTCGCCTACTACGACGACTCGATCGCCACCACACCCGAACGCACCCTGGCCGCCCTGGACACCCTGCCCGGGCCGCTGGTGATCCTGCTCGGCGGCTACGACAAGGGCCTGCCGTTCGACGCACTCGGCGCCCGGGTCCGGGAACGCTGCCGGGCCGCGGTGGTGTTCGGGCAAACCGCAGACATGCTCACCGACGCCATCGGCGGAGACGATCCGGCCGCCACGGGGACGGACCACGTTGCTGTGCATCGGGCGGCGTCGTTCGAGGACGCGGTCGCCCGGGCGCGTGCGCTGGCCCGACCCGGCGACACGGTGCTGTTGTCGCCGGCCTGCGCGAGCTACGGCTGGTTCCGCAACTTCACCGAACGCGGGCGCAGGTTCAAAGAACTCGTCCGGGGCTGACCAACCGAACCCGGACGCCCGAACCCGACCGAGCGCGGCGGTCGAGCCACACCGATAGGTTGAGCGGCATGTCCATCCCAGCCGAGAACGTGTTCGAAGATCCGAAGCAGTCGGGGCCGCAGTCCGGGCAGAACCCGGGGCAGCAGCCGGGGCACCGGTCCGGTCAGCACAGCGCGATCCGCGCGCTGGTGTTCGACTTCGACGGTCTGGTGGTCGACACCGAGACACCGGAGTTCCAGGCCTGGCAGGAGATCTTCGCCGACCACGGCACCGAGCTCGAGCTGGCGACATGGGCAGACGTCATCGGTACGACCGACCACCACTTCGACCCGTACGCCGAACTCGAGCGTGCCTCGGGCCGCACCGTCGACCGGGGCGCCATCCGCACCGCGCGGCGGGCCCGGATCCGGGCGCTCATCAGCGACCAGCCCGTCCTGCCCGGCGTGGAGGACTACCTCCGGCAGGCTCGCGACCACGGGCTCCGAGTCGGCCTGGCGTCCAGCTCCTCCCGCGACTGGATCCAGGGACACCTGGCCGAACGTGGCCTGCTGCACCACTTCGACACCGTTCGCACCGGCGACGAGGTGGAACGCACCAAGCCGGACCCGGCGTTGTACCGGTTGGCGGCGGCGGACCTGGGCGTCGACCCCGCGCAGGCGATCGCGCTGGAGGACTCCCCCAACGGCCTGGCGGCGGCCAAGCGGGCCGGGATGTTCTGCGTCGTGGTGCCGAACGCGCTCACCCGTCAACTCGACCTTGCGGCGGCCGATCTTCGGGTCACCTCTCTTGCCAACCTGCCGTTGACGCGGCTGCTGGAGACCGCTCAGGAATGGTCGGTCCGCTCGCGCCACTCCCGTTCGAGCAACGCGTAGACCACCTCGTCGGTCCACTCGCCCTTGACGAACCCGTTCTCGACGAAGTGACGTACACGGGATTGAACACGTAGCCGATCTCGCCGGTGGCGTGCTCGCGGCTGGTCAGGAACAGGGTGGTCTCACCCACGACGGCCCCGCGCGTCGAGGTCGTCCGGGCGGTAGGCCCGCAGGATCAGCCGTTCGGTGCGCAGGGGAAGATCGGCGCGGAGCGGGACCCGGAGGCGGGGAGCGGAGTCGAGCACCCGGCCGATGCTGTGCCGGGCGGACCGAAAAGGTGGTGACTCCCCGCTGGGTCGCCGATAACGTTCCGGGCCATGAACTCCCCCACCCCGGTCGACGGCGTCACCCGGTCCACCCCGCCCGGAGCGGAGTTCTGCATGCGGTGCGGCCCGGAGACCGCCCTGCGCCCGGACGGCGCCGAAAAACCCGACGACACCTACGACCCCGGCGGCACCCGGGGCCTGGCCAGGTGTCCCCGGTGCGGATGGGAGCGTGTTGTCACCCGGCAGCCGCTGTTCCTCCTCAGCGGTCCGAGCGGCAGCGGGAAGACCACCGTCACCGAGGCCCTCACCAGGCTCGCCGAGGGTGGTGGCCTGCCCGGCTGCGCGGTGTTCGACGTCGACCTCACCCTGCATGTCGCC
This sequence is a window from Actinopolymorpha sp. NPDC004070. Protein-coding genes within it:
- a CDS encoding rhodanese-like domain-containing protein; protein product: MNNPSITAAYTRSSTGPSAGPPAEESAVPSAVGGVPAASPADALAHFAARMSFETDVSDVHADLEAGVPNLVVVDVRSDEAWEQGHVTGAIHLPTNRIAADGARIVPADALVVTYCWGPGCNGATRGALEFARLNRRVKEMRGGFEYWAREGLAVETAQGRSLRPADPLTAPLASPACGC
- a CDS encoding HAD family hydrolase, which codes for MSIPAENVFEDPKQSGPQSGQNPGQQPGHRSGQHSAIRALVFDFDGLVVDTETPEFQAWQEIFADHGTELELATWADVIGTTDHHFDPYAELERASGRTVDRGAIRTARRARIRALISDQPVLPGVEDYLRQARDHGLRVGLASSSSRDWIQGHLAERGLLHHFDTVRTGDEVERTKPDPALYRLAAADLGVDPAQAIALEDSPNGLAAAKRAGMFCVVVPNALTRQLDLAAADLRVTSLANLPLTRLLETAQEWSVRSRHSRSSNA
- a CDS encoding MerR family transcriptional regulator; the protein is MTSYSSGQAAERSGFSIDTLRYYERIGLLKGIHRTESGQRRFTDDDVTWLRLLRCMRDTEMPLAEMRRYAELHRAGPDRMTERLNLLEDHGRRVEGRLEHLQSCWTVIRDEIHTRTAAGQPVC
- a CDS encoding nitroreductase/quinone reductase family protein — its product is MTSTSKGYALPRWLRPMNRLVVTMQRAGLRTGPVHTLTVRGRKSGKDRTTPVTPFEFEGGRYIVGGFPGADWVANARAAGVGVFASGRRSQRVRLVELSAEESRPVLAVFPAKVPRGVPLIRQARVVQDGTPEEFVALAGRVAVFRIEPAEGPGSERSSSR
- the murD gene encoding UDP-N-acetylmuramoyl-L-alanine--D-glutamate ligase, with amino-acid sequence MLVDVPKLSGARVTVMGLGLFGAGVGVTKFLCRSGARVTVTDVHDAHQLRESVAALDGWPVDFHLGGHREEDFTGTDLVVVSPGVPDESPWLGLADALEAELNLFVKLCPARTVYGVTGSNGKSTTTTLIGRILARGPRRVWVGGNLGVSLLDHLDEIGPDDIVVLELSSFQLQRLAPLKWSPRVSVVTNITPNHLDRHGTMARYVEAKQTIVRHQRGGDVRVLNADDPFATEFDPGIAGTDSAERTGASVRWFGVDVGADGARIGEETIEYAGDRLDVHDRRLPGRFNLHNLAAATAATADAFPGWAEAAAEVMVSFPGVEHRLEFVAELDGVAYYDDSIATTPERTLAALDTLPGPLVILLGGYDKGLPFDALGARVRERCRAAVVFGQTADMLTDAIGGDDPAATGTDHVAVHRAASFEDAVARARALARPGDTVLLSPACASYGWFRNFTERGRRFKELVRG
- a CDS encoding helix-turn-helix domain-containing protein → MPTANPSAPTAVTIRRRRRVAAEGRRVVVVAYDGMSAFETGIVTEVFGLERPEFDLRWYDLRICAERNPVRLVGGAELSAAYGLAEIAHAHTVIVPGVSDVHADPSPDLVTALRAAHQRGARIVSICSGAFALAAAGLLDHRPATTHWQYAPLLRQRFPLVRVDADVLYVDDGNVLTSAGSAAGVDLCLHLVRQDFGPSIANAVARRMVVPAHRDGGQAQYVEMPVPEELDDDRVAASMTWALAHLDEDLTVATLAARAHMSRRSYLRHFQRCTGTSPIRWLIAQRVQASLALLERGDAPVEQVAASVGFATAVTFRHHFARTMRTSPSAYRRAFRTAARADG